In Sphaerodactylus townsendi isolate TG3544 unplaced genomic scaffold, MPM_Stown_v2.3 scaffold_269, whole genome shotgun sequence, the DNA window TGCATCGAGATCATATTCTTCCACCTGCCCACTGGTCCACACTTTCATGCGGTCAACGACGTCGCTGGTTCGAGGAGCCAGGATGAAGTCGTAGATGAGGGCCGCGCCAGCGCCTCCGATTATTGGGCCGACCCAAAAGATCTGGAAGGCGAAGCCAACAAGAGTTCACAATGGACATCACCGGATGCACAAAAACCCGCATGCAGTCTTCAGATTGCTCTGTGATTCTTGGAGGGATCAGTTATGCCAATGAAACAATcccaggtggctgttgtgggttttctgggttgtgtggccgtggtctggtagttttatctcctaatgtttcacctgcatctatggctggcattttcagaggcatatccagtggtgggattcagccggtttgcaccacttcggcagaacccgttgttaaaatggtgcttgtaaacaaccagttgttaaattatttgaatcccaccactggaaccagttgttaaaattttttaatcccaccactgggcatatcaTGGTAGGTatgatgtatttctctccatggcaccatGTGGAGTGCTCTGTGTTGTTGGGTATGtgactccacactgtgccatggaaaggaACTCATCTTactgtgcaggtgaaacgttaggagcaaaatctaccagactacagcccagaaaacccagaacagctggttgattccagctgtgaaagcagtCAACAATACTTTACCTAGccataataattaaaaacaagcatTTGTACTTATTGTGCTTTGCACTGCTCTGCTACTTTAGAACGTTGATGAATAGCCTGTGTAAATAATGAAGAAACCATTCGGATGCCTTTTCCCAATTAACGCAGGTCCGTCCACCTCGTTTCCCTGTAAAGTCTGATTTCAGACTGATGCTCACAAGACAATTTCCTGGGCAAATTTGCACAGGGTCAAGGCCTCACTTAAACTGTGCTGCTATCTGTGCTACATGTGCTTAGTGAGCACACTGACATCATATTGACACAGGCTGTGGCTCCCTATTCATGTACAGGCAATGGCTGAAGTAAAAAAACTTTCAGTGAGAACCACAGTaatttgggttgccagcctcacctctggagagctgctgaaattgcaactgatctgcagagtcaagagcataggtgtcaaactggcggccctccagatgttatggactacagttcccctgctgtcaggggatgatgggaactgtagtccataacatctggagggctgcaagtttgacacctatggtctagagaagtggtgggatccaaaaattttagtaacaggttcccatggtggtgggattcaaactgtggcgtagcaccaatggggctaggcagggcacgacaggggcgtggccgggcattccaggggcggggcattcctgggtggggctgtggcaaggacgcagctgctgcgccagtccttgggcgggaaacgaatgcacgcacaagcaggctgccacgcacgccagtgcacctcctgctagactgcttcaagttcagcgtgctactgctgagaggaggggggtaaaaaaggcaaaaatcacgtggcaaaatcaccaattagtaaccccctctcagcacacacaaatcattagtaacctactctcgggaacctgtgagaacctgctggatcccacctctggtctagagATTAATTCCTCCGAAGTAAGTGGATGCTTGGGAGGGCAGAATGTCTGGCATTATATTCTTTCGACGTCCTTCTCGTCTGCAAAACccaccccccaagctccacccccaaatcttcaaccACCCAAACGGCACAGCTCCCGTCACACGTGATTTAATTGATTTTCAAACAGGAAGCTTCGGGGGTACTCCATTTCAGTAACCGTTGACCCATTTTGCAGAGCGACTTGAAACCTACCCAGTGATTCACAAATATACCCGTCACCACAGCGGAACCAAAAGATCTGGCTGGATTAATTCCACAACCGGTATAATCGATCTGCGAGAGGCAAAGAAAAACACAGTTAGGAAGGGCCCcgtgttccacccaaacacagacATTCTGCCAAACAATCCTGTCCGGGAGGAATATCTCCCAGGCCTAGCAAAGCAGCTATCAACCAGGGTGACCCCCagcagcagtgtggtgtagtcagtggtgggatccaaaaattttagtagcaggttcccatggtggtgggattcaaacagtggcgtagcgccaatggggctgggcggggcatggcaggggcgtggccaggcattccggcaGCGgtgcattaataatttctctgttactgtaaaaaactcttactgtaaaaaaagttcctaatttccagctggtatctttctgtccataatttaaactcattctagcaagtcctatcgtctactgccaacagaaactacttctcctgtatttgactgcctgtcaaatacttaatactttcaaatacttgattttgtttctagaaatcaaaagaaggatactttccttagacaaggaactttaccatatttctaaaacgttttctaccttcgctaaccagccacataggaaacaacaggacttgatgatttttggagctaatggaatttctaacggaaaagcagacccaattagtaaccccctcttggtgcacacaaataattagtaacccactctcaggacctggtgagaacctgctggatcccacctctgggtgtagtggttaggagcagatggactctaatctggacaacttgCCAGAGTGCCAGTTGAGGGCCTGCAAAACCCTACTAGAGCATGAAGCcccctgcgtgaccttgggccaatcgctCTGTTTCTCAGGTGAGCTGACCTCACGAGTTCAGAAGACTGTGTCAAGACTGGCATGAAGAAAGGGATACCTGCGTATACAGCCCTGAGATCCTTTGAGGATGGGCATGATAAAAATTTAACGG includes these proteins:
- the LOC125425303 gene encoding aquaporin-1-like is translated as LSNGINAGQGLAIEIFATLQLVLCVLATTDRRRTDVSGSAPLAIGLSVALGHLLAIDYTGCGINPARSFGSAVVTGIFVNHWIFWVGPIIGGAGAALIYDFILAPRTSDVVDRMKVWTSGQVEEYDLDADDSRVEMKPK